Proteins found in one Pectobacterium atrosepticum genomic segment:
- the iclR gene encoding glyoxylate bypass operon transcriptional repressor IclR has product MTPPEPAKRGKKPRASTGTTVQPTGQVQSLTRGLTLLEYIAKANGSVALTDLAQQAGLPNSTTHRLLTTMQQQGFVRQVGDLGLWTIASHAFIVGSSFLQSRNLLAIVHPILRKLMEDSGETVNLAVLDQTDSQAIIIDQVQCTALMRMSAPIGGKLPMHASGAGKAFLAHLPDAQVTQLLHKKGLHGYTPHTFSSPQALKENLSLIRKQGYSFDDEEHALGLRCIAACILDEHHEAFAAISISGPVSRITDDRVTELGALVIKAAKQVMQEYSGL; this is encoded by the coding sequence ATGACGCCACCAGAGCCAGCCAAACGCGGGAAGAAACCTAGAGCCAGTACGGGCACCACCGTGCAGCCAACCGGGCAGGTTCAGTCGCTGACCCGTGGCCTGACGCTGCTTGAATATATCGCCAAGGCAAACGGCAGCGTGGCGCTAACCGATCTAGCTCAGCAGGCCGGTCTACCGAATTCCACGACCCACCGACTGCTTACCACCATGCAGCAACAGGGCTTTGTCCGTCAGGTGGGCGATCTGGGGCTGTGGACGATCGCATCGCATGCGTTTATCGTCGGTAGTAGCTTTCTGCAAAGCCGCAACCTGTTGGCGATTGTGCATCCGATACTACGCAAATTAATGGAAGACTCGGGCGAGACGGTCAATCTGGCCGTTCTCGATCAAACGGATAGTCAGGCGATCATCATCGATCAGGTGCAATGTACGGCGCTAATGCGTATGTCTGCACCGATCGGCGGTAAGTTGCCGATGCATGCTTCCGGTGCTGGGAAAGCGTTTCTAGCGCATTTACCTGATGCTCAGGTCACGCAGTTGCTGCACAAGAAAGGGCTGCATGGCTACACGCCACACACGTTCAGTTCGCCACAAGCGCTGAAGGAAAATCTCTCGCTGATTCGCAAGCAGGGGTATTCGTTCGATGACGAAGAGCACGCGCTGGGGCTACGCTGCATCGCGGCCTGTATTCTGGATGAACACCACGAAGCCTTCGCCGCCATCTCCATCTCTGGCCCGGTATCGCGCATCACGGACGACCGCGTCACAGAACTCGGCGCACTGGTGATCAAGGCAGCGAAGCAGGTCATGCAGGAATACAGCGGGCTATAA